A genomic stretch from Apium graveolens cultivar Ventura unplaced genomic scaffold, ASM990537v1 ctg1727, whole genome shotgun sequence includes:
- the LOC141700058 gene encoding ubiquitin receptor RAD23b-like — MKLTVKTLKGSHFEIRAQPHDTVMEIKKNIEDLQGKDNYPCGQQLLIHNGKVLKDESTLAESKISEDGFLVVMLGKSKPTSSSGTQAAQSSSAHAPPSTATVAPAPAAISNPAPSVISTPAPVAAASQLIAPSDTYGQAASNVVAGTNLEQTIQRIMDMGGGMWDTDMVTRALRAAYNNPERAVDYLYSGIPEMTEAAVPVSPFQGDQATAGNITTSESGVSGAARGAPNSSPLNMFPQETLSGATEAGLGSLEFLRNNPQFQTLRSMVQRNPQILQPMLLELGKQNPQLLRQIQEHHEEFLQLINEPVDASEGEMFDQPEEDLTQEVTVTPADQEAIERIEAMGFDRGLAIEAFLACDRNEELAINYLLENAGDFED, encoded by the exons ATGAAGCTCACTGTGAAGACTCTCAAAGGCAGTCATTTTGAAATTAGGGCTCAGCCTCATGACACT GTCATGGAAATAAAAAAAAACATTGAAGACCTGCAAGGAAAGGACAATTATCCATGTGGGCAGCAATTATTGATCCACAATGGAAAGGTATTAAAAGATGAGAGTACACTTGCTGAGAGCAAAATCTCAGAAGATGGATTTCTCGTGGTCATGCTCGGCAAG AGTAAACCTACGAGTTCGAGTGGGACACAAGCTGCACAG TCTTCATCTGCACATGCACCACCTTCGACTGCAACCGTAGCTCCTGCTCCAGCTGCGATCTCTAATCCTGCTCCATCTGTGATATCTACTCCTGCTCCTGTAGCTGCAGCTTCTCAATTAAT TGCTCCTTCTGATACATATGGTCAAGCTGCTTCCAATGTAGTTGCTGGTACTAATCTTGAGCAGACCATTCAGCGTATTATGGACATGGGTGGTGGTATGTGGGACACAGACATGGTCACTCGTGCACTTCGAGCAGCTTACAACAATCCAGAGCGAGCTGTAGATTACTTGTATTCG GGGATTCCTGAAATGACTGAAGCTGCAGTTCCGGTGTCCCCTTTTCAGGGGGACCAGGCAACTGCTGGAAATATTACTACTTCTGAAAGTGGTGTAAGTGGGGCTGCCCGTGGAGCGCCTAATTCATCGCCCTTAAACATGTTTCCTCAG GAAACTCTTTCAGGTGCTACCGAAGCTGGTCTTGGTTCCCTCGAATTCCTTAGGAACAACCCACAG TTCCAAACTCTACGCTCTATGGTGCAAAGAAATCCTCAGATCTTACAG CCCATGCTTCTGGAGCTAGGGAAGCAAAACCCTCAACTTTTGAGACAGATCCAGGAGCATCATGAAGAGTTTCTACAATTGATTAATGAGCCAGTTGATGCATCTGAAGG GGAGATGTTTGATCAACCCGAGGAAGACTTGACTCAAGAAGTTACTGTAACTCCAGCTGACCAGGAAGCTATTGAACGA ATCGAAGCGATGGGATTCGATAGAGGCCTTGCTATTGAAGCGTTTTTAGCATGTGATCGCAATGAGGAATTAGCGATTAACTACCTACTGGAAAATGCTGGGGATTTTGAGGACTGA